TAACCCTATGGGCGTCTTTCGTAGCGAAGGGTGGATTCACAAACGAAGTGCAAATTCTGTACGAATACAGAGAGTTGCATGGAGTATGAAGAATGTGAACCCACTACTGTCACCTGAAGCTGGACGAACGTCGCAAGCTTGCAAAGTGGCTTGAAGCCAAAATGTCGATTTCAGAGATCGCGGATCGACTGGGTCGCGCCCCCTCCACGATCTACCGAGACATTAAGCGTAATCGGTACACGGACGGCGAACTGCCTGAGCTAAACGGGTATCACGCGCTCGTCGCTCAGGACAAATATGAGCAGCGCCGCGCGATTCATCGCAAGATGATCATTCACCCTGATTTGAAAGCCGCCATCGAAGACCGCTTGAAGGCTGGCTGGTCGCCCGAACAGATAGCCGGCAGGATGCGGCTCGAACGGCACCCGATCCGCGTGAGCCACGAGACGATCTATCGCTTTGCCTATTCCAAAGACGGTCGCGAGGAACAGTTCTACCGCCATCTCCCCGAGCATCGCCGCCGCCGTCGGCCGCGTGGTTACCGCAGGCACAACAGAGCCCACATATTCGACATTCAAAGCCTGTCACACAGGCCTGAGCGTGTCTCAGAACGCTTAGAATTCGGCCATTGGGAGTGCGACTTGATGATGTTCCGTAAGGAGCAGGGGAAGGTAAACGTGACGTCATTGGTGGAGCGCGTCAGCCGCTATGCCGTCGTGATACGCAATGAAGATCGACAATCCAAACCGATCATGGAGTCCCTGATCAACGGGTTGGTTCCCCTGCCCGCCGACGCGCGCAAGTCAATCACCTTCGACCGCGGCACCGAGTTCTCGGCCTGGAAATATCTCAAGGCTGGGATTGGAGCGGATGCCTGGTTGTCTAATCGCCGACCCACAGTCAAGCTTTTGATGCTAGAAAACAGTGGGCGTTGAAACGCCCTACAATGCCTTTCCCATTTCCACTCTTCGTTCAGCCGTCCACGACAGGGACGCCTCCTCGCATCTACCTATGACGCGCTGAGTTCGGTGTGCGAAGTCCTTTCCTTAGGCGACGACTTCGCGAGTCGGGATGAATTCTTGGCCGGTTCTAAGCATGGAATGCATGATGACGGCGAGTTTACGGGCAACGGCCACCGCCGCGCGCTTGAACCCAATGCGTTCCCTCAACTGAAGGCCCCAAGTTTTGAGATCACTAACGGTATCTGCCCGTGTCCTCGTAAGTAGCGAGGTCGCGGCCTCGTAGAGAAGCCCGCGAAGCCGATGATCTCCCCGGCGCGAAATGTGGCCGTCGAAGTCTACCTCCCCGGATTGGTAGCGGCGTGTGGTAAGGCCGAGCCACGCTCCCACAGACCTTGATCTCGGGAAATTTTTCGGGTTTTCGATGGCGGCCACATAGGAGATCGCCGTGATCGCCCCGATGCCAGGTATCGTCATCAGCAGACGAGTGCTTGGGCTGTGGCGCGCCGCATGTCGGAGTTGACGATTGAGTGCGGATACACGTTTGCGTATCGCGCGCCAAGTCTCGAGTAGCGGCAAAATGATCTGTGCCAACTCGACATACCCCTCCAGCAGTCTCTCTACGTTTGCTTCAAACACGACCAGGCCGAATGTCTTCATCAGGCCACGGATCTGGTTGGTCAACTGTGTTGTCATGGACAGGAGCTGCGTACGAGCTGCCACCAAAGACCGGATCAGCATCGACTCGAAAGACTTGACCCTGACGGCCTTGTAGAAGCCGGTTTCGGCAAGTCTGGCCAACCCTTCGGCATCGTTTGCGTCGGTCTTGTTCAACGTCGCGCCCAGGATCTTCTGCGCGTGACGTGCCTCAATGCAGATCGCTGGAAGCCCCTCCCCCTTTCAAGACATGAAAGAACCAAGTGGCAAGGGGGCCAGTCTCGAACACAACGGACTGGGGTTCCGGAGCATGTTTGCGTACTGTCTGTGCAATAGACGCAGGATCCGAGCGGCATTTTCCACGCCATATTCGATGGCCGTCTTCCCGGATGGCAATGGCAGTGTCCTTCAACGAAACGTCGAGCCCAATATGCTGACCCATTCTCAGTCTCCATCAGTTGCTTCAAACAAAACCCCTTTTGGGTCACGCTCTGGATCATACCGAAGGAAAGACATTCCGATGCCATGACGGGCCACGGTCGAAGCAGGGCGATTACCCCATGTTCTGCGACCCCTCCAGCCCCTGGCAGAAAGGCACAGTCGAGAACACTAACCGACGCCTTCGAAGGTGGCTGCCCCGCAAACGCGACATCCGGCAATGCACAGATCACGATATGAAGGTGATCTGTGATCGCCTCAACAACACGCCACGAAAGTGCCTTGGATGGAAGACCCCAGCCGAGGTCTTCCGCGAAAAGATATTGGAGGAAATGCGATAACATCCCTACCCTGATCCCAACAAGAGTCGCGGTTCACGTATCGCTCACACCCATAGCGCGCACTGCAAAGGTTTAAGCAGAGGGACGGACGAGCGCTTGTCTCACGGTCTTTAGAACGCACAAATTGCTCTTGCAACCAGCACGGTCCTGTTCTCTAGTATTTTCACATTCATGAACAACGGTGTTATCCATATGCAGGTCAGCGTCCGCGATAATAATGTCGATCAGGCTCTTCGGGTTTTAAAGAAAAAGCTTCAACGCGAAGGCGTTTTCCGCGAAATGAAGCTCAAGCAGCACTTCGAGAAGCCTTCTGAGAAGAAAGTTCGCCAACAGGCCGAAGCGATCCGCCGAGCTCGCAAAGCGGCGCGCAAGCGCTTGGAGCGTGAAGGCGTGATGTAGCTCTACCGAAACACATAACTTAGAAAATTGCCTTTAGGCGTGAGTTCCCATTTAAAGCAAATGGCTTTTTTTCCCGAGTGGGCTCAGTAGTTGACCTGCTCGTAGCCATATCTGCCCTCGTAATCCCGCCACTCGACGAACACCGAACGGTGGCGGACGCTCGGACAATTGTCGCCCCATCTCTCCAGCCCTACATGATCTTTCGGCAAGGTTCCAATTGATGAACGCTG
This portion of the Sulfitobacter faviae genome encodes:
- the rpsU gene encoding 30S ribosomal protein S21 translates to MQVSVRDNNVDQALRVLKKKLQREGVFREMKLKQHFEKPSEKKVRQQAEAIRRARKAARKRLEREGVM